The Halalkalicoccus subterraneus genome window below encodes:
- a CDS encoding DNA-directed RNA polymerase subunit A': MPTQTTPKEIGSIDFGLMDPEEYREMSATKIITADTYDDDGFPIDMGLMDPRLGVIDPGLECKTCGKHSGACNGHFGNIELAAPVIHVGFTKLIRRLLRGTCRECSRLLLTEDEKEEFREDLTRTRELGDDLNDVTKAAIRQARKTDTCPHCGETQFDVQHEKPTTYYEVQQVLTSEYSERIAGAMQPDEDEEDGEATTPPELAEETDIDVSRINQILSGEFRPRRADREAIEKALGIDLTEEDLNKLMPSDIRDWFEDIPDEDIEVLGMNPDKSRPEWMILTVLPVPPVTSRPSITLDNGQRSEDDLTHKLVDIIRINQRFMENREAGAPQLIIEDLWELLQYHVTTFMDNEISGTPPARHRSGRPLKTLSQRLKGKDGRFRNSLSGKRVNFSARTVISPDPTLSLNEVGVPEHVANEMTQTMVVTERNIEQARRYVANGPNEHPGANYVRRPDGRRLKVTEKNCEALAGLDDEAAEIQSLAPGWEVNRHLVDGDIVIFNRQPSLHRMSIMAHEVVVMPYKTFRLNTVVCPPYNADFDGDEMNMHALQ, translated from the coding sequence ATGCCAACACAAACGACACCAAAGGAGATCGGCAGCATCGATTTCGGGCTGATGGACCCCGAAGAGTACCGCGAGATGAGCGCGACGAAGATCATCACCGCCGACACCTACGACGACGACGGGTTCCCCATCGACATGGGGCTGATGGACCCGCGACTCGGCGTCATCGACCCCGGACTGGAGTGTAAAACGTGTGGGAAGCACTCGGGGGCCTGCAACGGGCACTTCGGCAACATCGAACTCGCCGCACCCGTCATCCACGTCGGCTTTACGAAGCTCATCCGACGCCTGCTTCGAGGGACCTGCCGTGAGTGTTCGCGACTCCTCCTCACCGAGGACGAAAAGGAGGAGTTCCGGGAGGATCTCACCCGCACGCGCGAACTCGGCGACGACCTGAACGACGTGACGAAAGCCGCGATCCGACAGGCCCGGAAGACCGACACTTGTCCCCACTGTGGGGAAACCCAGTTCGACGTCCAACACGAGAAGCCGACGACCTACTACGAGGTCCAACAGGTCCTGACCAGCGAGTACTCCGAGCGGATCGCGGGGGCGATGCAACCCGACGAGGACGAGGAGGACGGCGAGGCGACGACGCCGCCGGAACTCGCAGAGGAGACCGACATCGACGTCTCACGGATCAACCAGATCCTCTCCGGGGAGTTCCGACCCCGGCGAGCCGACCGGGAGGCCATCGAGAAAGCCCTCGGAATCGACCTCACCGAGGAGGACCTGAACAAGCTGATGCCGAGCGATATCCGCGACTGGTTCGAGGACATCCCCGACGAGGACATCGAGGTTCTGGGGATGAACCCCGACAAATCCCGTCCCGAATGGATGATCCTCACCGTGCTGCCCGTTCCGCCGGTTACCTCCCGGCCCTCGATCACGCTCGATAACGGCCAGCGCTCCGAGGACGACCTCACCCACAAGCTGGTCGACATCATCCGGATCAACCAGCGCTTCATGGAGAACCGCGAGGCCGGTGCTCCGCAGCTGATCATCGAGGACCTCTGGGAGCTGCTGCAGTACCACGTCACCACGTTCATGGACAACGAAATCAGCGGGACGCCGCCGGCCCGCCACCGCTCCGGGCGGCCTCTCAAAACGCTCAGCCAGCGTCTCAAGGGGAAGGACGGCCGGTTCCGCAATTCGCTTTCGGGCAAGCGCGTGAACTTCTCGGCCCGGACCGTCATCAGTCCGGACCCGACGCTCTCGCTCAACGAGGTCGGCGTCCCCGAGCACGTCGCAAACGAGATGACCCAGACGATGGTCGTCACCGAGCGCAACATCGAGCAGGCCCGCCGGTACGTCGCAAACGGGCCCAACGAGCATCCGGGCGCGAACTACGTTCGACGGCCCGACGGTCGCCGGCTGAAGGTCACAGAGAAGAACTGCGAGGCGCTTGCCGGCCTCGACGACGAGGCGGCGGAGATCCAGAGCCTCGCACCCGGTTGGGAGGTCAACCGCCATCTGGTCGACGGCGACATCGTGATCTTCAACCGCCAGCCCTCGCTGCATCGGATGAGTATCATGGCCCACGAGGTGGTCGTGATGCCGTACAAGACCTTCCGGCTGAATACTGTGGTTTGTCCGCCGTACAACGCCGACTTCGACGGCGACGAGATGAACATGCACGCGCTGCAG